In Fundulus heteroclitus isolate FHET01 chromosome 8, MU-UCD_Fhet_4.1, whole genome shotgun sequence, a genomic segment contains:
- the pigo gene encoding GPI ethanolamine phosphate transferase 3 yields MTGRTVLPLLLWLCAAYFVGIYLFVGGFLLVRLEVNRTSGCADVLQPGEEPLDFCQAPPRFRRTVVLIIDALKIDFARFDPTNASPRPHENKLPVLQETLSARPAHSRLYAFRADPPTTTMQRIKGFTTGSLPTFVDVGNNFASSAILEDNLIHQLGRMGKRVVFMGDDTWENLFPRKFHRSLPFPSFNVKDLHTVDNGILQHLYTTMVGDDWDVLLAHFLGVDHCGHRFGPDHPAMADKLTQMDGVIRSVMERLQDDTLLVVMGDHGMTDTGDHGGESQKETDAALFLYSPSPIFAGPPSQDEPDVVPQTDLVPTLALLLGIPIPFSSVGQVLLPLFPPHQQAGGAAGRPSQLEALWINTKQVNRFLETYSALARDISPERLAELKADFARLAASYLGSVGEGRPPPPQLASSLQAYLTSVRDTCRSTWARFNPLKMAGGLAVLALACLTCFVTSELSVVLTQEKRAGLKAPAAVALAAAAGVAAAQLLTRGYVEAAWCLAAGTVGSQLLFLWRAWRLGGPVVLKNGARASRLSRWLSPRRLLVPSVAVPLLRCASLFSDSYVIYEGRVVTFLLLSLALYVPVHLNWNGHLLPPTPDPLKSAGLLPSPALSPAAVRKESGTLCGCLGLLVVCAYLSLCFHGCREEQGLCQPSPFLSPLSRLQDNQLKNLYYGVSVASLAVCAYLLRLCLCHYGNLNASGGAVFAARWVLPLLCVCAGLHWAVSAAPEDGFRKLAELIRVAQLALPRAAFCLLGAGLSLVWADPLTVFVKARPAASARSSALPPPRYRASTGISPQAELHHLIPQIYQRMRRSLEDGEAGGGGGEEDHRPAVEAYGLGTVYSAPLLLFCGLLGVGLLLLHPEGMTLSFLLLLLEMAALLHIHASSSTLSGAAGSDPGGFSVPWTPVVAWALAATQFFHATGHLPTFPSIQWGAAFVGFPDGHAGTILPASLVTLNTFASHILFAAACPLLLFWPLVRELRGSRAGRGCGDEGEDAVMEMRLRENPRQFAAALLQLAARYLFVLGAQALSSVCAAAILRRHLMVWKVFAPKLMFEACGFLVSSVFLLVGVTLVLRVDVAVGRWFKTLVPDASR; encoded by the exons ATGACGGGGCGGACGGTCCTGCCGCTGCTCCTCTGGCTGTGCGCCGCGTACTTCGTGGGCATCTACCTGTTCGTGGGCGGCTTCCTGCTGGTGCGGCTGGAGGTGAACCGGACCAGCGGCTGCGCGGACGTGCTGCAGCCCGGAGAGGAGCCGCTGGACTTCTGCCAGGCGCCGCCGCGCTTCCGCCGGACCGTCGTCCTCATCATCGACGCGCTGAAGATCGACTTCGCCCGGTTCGACCCCACCAACGCGTCGCCGCGACCCCACGAGAACAAGCTGCCGGTGCTGCAGGAGACGCTGTCGGCCAGGCCCGCGCACAGCCGCCTGTACGCGTTCCGGGCCGACCCGCCCACCACCACCATGCAGAGGATCAAGGGCTTCACCACGGGCTCCCTGCCGACCTTTGTGGACGTTGGCAATAACTTTGCGTCCAGCGCCATCTTGGAGGACAACCTCATCCACCAGCTGGGGCGGATGG GTAAACGGGTGGTGTTCATGGGCGACGACACCTGGGAGAACCTTTTCCCCAGGAAGTTCCACCGCTCTCTGCCGTTCCCGTCCTTCAACGTGAAGGATCTGCACACGGTGGACAACGGCATCCTGCAGCACCTCTACACCACTA TGGTGGGGGACGACTGGGACGTGCTGCTGGCCCATTTCCTCGGCGTGGACCACTGCGGGCACCGGTTTGGGCCCGACCACCCCGCCATGGCCGACAAGCTCACGCAGATGGACGGtgtgatcag GTCTGTGATGGAGCGGCTGCAGGACGACACCCTGCTGGTGGTGATGGGCGACCACGGCATGACGGACACGGGGGATCACGGCGGGGAAAGCCAGAAGGAGACGGATGCCGCGCTCTTCCTTTATAGCCCCTCCCCCATCTTCGCCGGACCGCCGTCTCAG GACGAGCCAGACGTCGTTCCCCAGACGGACCTGGTTCCCACTCTGGCTCTGTTGTTGGGGATACCGATCCCCTTCAGCAGCGTGGGCCAGGTCCTCCTGCCTCTGTTCCCCCCGCACCAACAGGCAGGAGGCGCAGCGGGACGTCCCAGCCAGCTGGAGGCGCTGTGGATCAACACCAAACAG GTCAACCGGTTCCTGGAGACGTACTCGGCTCTGGCCAGAGACATCAGCCCGGAGCGCCTCGCCGAGCTGAAGGCCGACTTCGCCCGCCTCGCCGCCTCCTACCTGGGCTCGGTGGGGGAAGGGCGGCCGCCCCCGCCGCAGCTGGCCTCCTCCCTGCAGGCCTACCTCACCTCTGTGAGGGACACCTGTCGTTCCACCTGGGCGCGCTTCAACCCGCTGAAGATGGCCGGCGGTCTGGCCGTCCTGGCGCTCGCCTGCCTGACGTGCTTCGTGACGTCGGAGCTGTCCGTGGTGCTGACGCAGGAGAAACGGGCGGGGCTGAAGGCCCCGGCGGCCGTGGCgttggcggcggcggcgggcgTGGCGGCGGCCCAGCTGCTGACTCGGGGTTACGTGGAGGCGGCGTGGTGCCTGGCGGCGGGGACCGTCGGCTcccagctcctcttcctctggagGGCCTGGCGGCTGGGCGGCCCCGTCGTTTTAAAGAACGGCGCCCGAGCCTCCAGGCTCTCGCGGTGGCTCTCCCCGCGCCGCCTCCTGGTCCCGTCCGTGGCGGTGCCGCTGCTCCGGTGCGCCTCCCTGTTCTCCGACAGCTACGTCATCTACGAGGGCCGGGTCGTGACCTTCCTCCTGCTCTCGCTGGCTCTCTACGTTCCCGTCCATCTGAACTGGAACGGCCATCTCCTGCCTCCCACCCCGGACCCCCTGAAGTCTGCGGGGCTGCTGCCGTCCCCCGCTCTGTCCCCGGCGGCGGTCAGGAAGGAGAGCGGCACGCTGTGCGGCTGCCTGGGGCTCCTGGTCGTCTGCGCCTACCTCTCCCTCTGCTTTCACGGCTGCAGGGAGGAGCAGGGCCTCTGCCAGCCGTCGCCGTTCCTCTCGCCGCTCTCGCGGCTGCAGGACAACCAGCTGAAGAACCTGTACTACGGCGTCTCGGTCGCCTCCCTGGCGGTCTGCGCCTACCTGCTGCGGCTCTGCCTGTGTCACTACGGCAACCTCAACGCGTCGGGCGGCGCCGTGTTCGCCGCCCGCTGGGTCCTGCCGCTGCTGTGCGTCTGCGCGGGGCTCCACTGGGCCGTGAGCGCCGCGCCGGAGGACGGCTTCAGGAAGCTGGCCGAGCTGATCCGGGTGGCGCAGCTGGCCCTGCCCCGGGCCGCCTTCTGCCTGCTGGGGGCGGGGCTCTCCCTCGTCTGGGCGGACCCCCTCACCGTCTTCGTGAAGGCCAGGCCCGCGGCGTCGGCCAGGAGCTCCGCCCTCCCGCCGCCCCGCTACCGAGCCAGCACCGGCATCAGCCCGCAGGCCGAGCTGCACCACCTCATCCCGCAGATCTACCAGCGCATGCGGCGCTCCCTGGAGGACGgcgaggccggcggcggcggcggcgaggaGGACCACCGGCCCGCCGTGGAGGCCTACGGCCTGGGAACGGTCTACTCCGCCCCGCTGCTGCTCTTCTGCGGCCTGCTGGGAgtcgggctgctgctgctgcacccgGAGGGCATGACCCTgtccttcctgctgctgctgctggagatgGCGGCTCTGCTGCACATCCACGCCTCCTCCAGCACCCTGAGCGGCGCCGCCGGCTCTGACCCGG GTGGGTTCAGCGTGCCATGGACGCCGGTGGTGGCGTGGGCGCTGGCTGCCACCCAGTTCTTCCACGCCACCGGTCACCTGCCCACCTTCCCGTCCATCCAGTGGGGCGCTGCCTTCGTGGGGTTCCCCGATGGACACGCGGGGACCATATTACCAGCCTCCCTGGTTACCCTCAACACGTTTGCCTCGCACATCTTGTTTGCAG ctgcctgccctctgctgctgttctggcCTCTGGTGCGTGAGCTCAGAGGGAGCCGGGCTGGAAGAGGCTGCGGGGACGAAGGCGAGGACGCCGTGATGGAGATGAGGCTGAGGGAGAACCCCCGGCAGTTCGCCGCCGCTCTGCTGCAGCTCGCCGCGCGCTACCTCTTCGTCCTCGGAGCACAG GCGTTGTCGTCAGTCTGCGCCGCCGCTATCCTCAGGAGACACCTGATGGTGTGGAAGGTTTTTGCTCCAAA GCTGATGTTCGAGGCCTGCGGGTTCCTGGTCAGCAGCGTCTTTCTGCTGGTCGGCGTCACGCTGGTGCTCAGAGTCGACGTGGCCGTGGGCCGCTGGTTCAAAACGCTCGTCCCGGACGCCTCCAGGTAG